The following are encoded together in the Bacillus cereus group sp. RP43 genome:
- a CDS encoding DUF2716 domain-containing protein, translating into MKNWMEFTDKEYDQIWDMIDSKLKFLPSVSIFPSFKVPSPFVTYDISHYFGESVDLNVYDDLEEKALLVFKENTVSDEYIMALDWQHECYWVNPHLKFDRNEFDEWTIPIFPNGDYYFFIQKDFKWGYLGHPWEKSITIFGKELIDAFAQHKPEMFYKILRQG; encoded by the coding sequence ATGAAAAATTGGATGGAGTTTACAGACAAAGAGTACGACCAAATTTGGGACATGATAGATAGTAAGCTTAAGTTTTTGCCAAGTGTCTCTATATTCCCATCATTTAAGGTGCCAAGTCCTTTTGTAACATATGATATTTCTCATTACTTCGGAGAGTCGGTAGATTTAAATGTATATGACGATCTGGAAGAAAAAGCATTACTAGTTTTTAAAGAGAATACAGTATCGGATGAATATATAATGGCACTTGATTGGCAACATGAATGTTACTGGGTAAATCCACATTTAAAGTTCGATAGAAATGAATTTGATGAGTGGACAATCCCGATTTTTCCAAATGGAGATTACTATTTCTTTATTCAGAAGGACTTTAAGTGGGGGTATTTAGGTCATCCTTGGGAGAAGAGTATAACGATATTTGGAAAAGAATTAATAGATGCTTTTGCACAACATAAACCGGAAATGTTTTATAAGATTTTAAGACAAGGTTAA
- a CDS encoding DUF979 domain-containing protein, translated as MNIITMDTIYYVLGIIVAFIAVRIAFDREHPNRFGSSLFWALFAVTFIFGNVIPSFYVGCIVLAMVVLASLNKVTKSEEKEVPVQERVKHAEKLKNKIFMPALLIPIFTIIGTLTLGKIKWGNVALVDPDKVTLVALALGALLAFIAAMRITKSKITTPVQEGSRLLQAVGWAVILPQMLAALGGIFAKSGVGQVVSDLVGQVLPTEYPFVAVMAYCLGMMLFTVVMGNAFAAFAVITGGIGLPLIVQMHGGNPAIMAALGMFAGYCGTLITPMAANFNIVPAMLLELKDKNAVIKAQVPIALSIFIINMFIMYGLVYRF; from the coding sequence ATGAACATCATAACAATGGATACAATTTATTATGTATTAGGAATAATCGTTGCATTTATCGCTGTTCGTATTGCATTTGATCGTGAACATCCAAACCGATTCGGTTCTAGCTTATTTTGGGCATTGTTTGCAGTTACATTCATATTCGGAAATGTAATACCTTCATTTTATGTTGGCTGTATTGTGCTCGCTATGGTCGTTTTAGCTTCATTAAATAAAGTAACAAAATCTGAGGAGAAAGAAGTACCAGTGCAAGAACGTGTGAAACATGCTGAGAAATTAAAGAATAAAATTTTCATGCCTGCACTATTAATACCTATTTTTACGATTATCGGTACATTAACGTTAGGAAAAATAAAATGGGGAAATGTCGCACTTGTTGATCCAGATAAAGTAACGTTAGTTGCATTAGCATTAGGCGCACTACTCGCATTCATTGCGGCAATGCGTATTACAAAATCAAAAATAACAACACCTGTTCAAGAAGGAAGTAGGTTATTACAAGCAGTTGGTTGGGCAGTTATTTTACCACAAATGTTAGCAGCGCTTGGCGGTATTTTCGCGAAGTCTGGCGTTGGCCAAGTTGTTTCTGATTTAGTCGGACAAGTGTTACCGACAGAGTATCCATTCGTTGCTGTTATGGCGTATTGTTTAGGAATGATGTTGTTTACAGTCGTAATGGGGAATGCATTCGCCGCGTTTGCAGTAATCACTGGCGGAATTGGCTTACCTCTAATTGTACAAATGCACGGAGGGAATCCAGCTATTATGGCGGCACTTGGTATGTTTGCTGGATATTGCGGAACACTGATTACTCCAATGGCGGCAAACTTTAACATCGTTCCGGCAATGCTTTTAGAATTGAAAGATAAGAATGCTGTCATTAAGGCGCAAGTACCAATTGCTCTTTCCATTTTCATTATAAATATGTTTATAATGTACGGCCTTGTCTATCGTTTCTAA
- a CDS encoding NAD-dependent protein deacylase — MQQFEEVRSILEKAKKITVLTGAGASTESGIPDFRSANGLYADANVEMYLSRGYYNRNPKEFWKHYKEIFQINTFHQYKPNRGHRFLAELEEQGKDITILTQNIDGLHQVGGSKHVIDLHGTLQTAHCPKCKTGYDLQYMIDHEVPRCGKCNFILNPDVVLYGDTLPQYQNAIKRLYETDVLLVMGTSLKVQPVASFPEIAKREVGATTILVNEELTGQEYNFDFVFQNKIGEFAKGLSSIK, encoded by the coding sequence GTGCAGCAATTTGAAGAAGTACGTTCAATTTTAGAAAAAGCGAAGAAAATTACAGTGTTAACAGGTGCTGGTGCAAGCACAGAAAGTGGAATCCCTGATTTTCGTTCAGCAAATGGATTATATGCTGATGCGAATGTAGAGATGTATTTGTCGAGAGGCTATTATAATAGAAATCCGAAAGAGTTTTGGAAGCATTATAAAGAAATCTTTCAAATTAATACGTTTCATCAATATAAACCAAATCGAGGGCATCGCTTTTTAGCGGAGCTAGAAGAACAAGGGAAAGACATAACGATTTTAACGCAAAATATTGATGGTTTGCATCAAGTAGGTGGTAGTAAACATGTAATTGATTTACATGGAACACTTCAAACTGCACATTGTCCGAAGTGTAAAACGGGATATGATTTACAATATATGATTGATCATGAAGTACCGCGTTGCGGGAAGTGTAATTTCATTCTAAACCCAGATGTTGTTTTATACGGAGATACGTTACCACAATATCAAAATGCGATAAAACGTTTATATGAAACAGATGTACTTCTCGTAATGGGAACGTCATTAAAAGTACAGCCTGTCGCTTCATTCCCAGAAATCGCAAAGAGAGAAGTAGGCGCAACAACAATTTTAGTAAATGAAGAGTTAACAGGGCAAGAATACAATTTTGATTTTGTTTTTCAAAATAAGATTGGTGAATTTGCCAAAGGGTTATCTTCGATTAAATAA
- the lepB gene encoding signal peptidase I, translating to MKEKIKRGWGKYILFIFVLVVTYQSFTLCKVEGKSMQPTLHEEDYVFVNKAAVHFSSLQHGEIVIIKEEDESKYYVKRVIGLPGDVINITNGAVYVNDRKQDEPYINKDLYNNTQVFYNFQKTKIPPNKLFVMGDNREHSKDSRNGLGYIEEDNVIGKVEFIYYPFSKMKILD from the coding sequence ATGAAAGAGAAGATTAAGAGAGGTTGGGGAAAGTACATACTATTTATATTTGTCCTAGTAGTAACGTACCAGTCTTTCACTCTATGTAAAGTGGAAGGAAAATCAATGCAGCCAACTTTACATGAAGAAGACTACGTATTTGTAAATAAAGCCGCTGTACATTTTTCTAGCTTACAGCACGGAGAAATCGTCATTATTAAGGAAGAGGATGAGTCGAAATATTATGTGAAACGCGTAATAGGACTTCCTGGTGACGTAATTAACATAACGAATGGAGCTGTATACGTAAATGACAGAAAGCAAGATGAACCTTATATAAATAAAGATTTATACAACAATACACAAGTGTTTTACAACTTTCAAAAGACAAAGATTCCGCCAAATAAGTTATTTGTAATGGGAGACAATCGTGAACATAGTAAGGATAGTCGAAATGGTTTAGGTTATATTGAAGAAGATAACGTTATTGGCAAGGTGGAATTTATATATTATCCTTTTTCGAAAATGAAAATACTAGACTAG
- a CDS encoding 5-oxoprolinase/urea amidolyase family protein translates to MDVEVLHAGMFTTVQDLGRFHYQQYGVPVGGAMDKNALRMINMLVGNEENEAGLEITIMGPKLLIKKTTLLAIGGADMEPLLNGERIPLWRPILAEEGSMLCLGKAKSGCRAYVTFAGGINIDRTMGSKSTYIRAALGGIEGRMLKKGDYFQIGTGAEVASRFIQNLQEEERIKTKWAICNDALPKYKKHPILRVITDFEYDQFTEESIKSFFSKEYKVSNYADRMGYRLDGDVLSRVEEIEILSSPVTFGTIQVPNGGQPIILMADRQTTGGYPRIGNVISVDLPLLAQLKPGDYVTFEKITMEEAAQLYIEQETNMSLLKKFIALRS, encoded by the coding sequence ATGGATGTAGAGGTTTTGCATGCAGGAATGTTTACAACAGTCCAAGATTTAGGGAGATTTCATTATCAGCAATACGGTGTACCTGTTGGCGGGGCTATGGATAAAAATGCGCTCAGGATGATTAATATGTTAGTAGGCAATGAAGAGAATGAGGCTGGACTCGAAATTACAATAATGGGACCTAAATTGTTAATAAAGAAAACGACATTGCTCGCGATTGGCGGAGCGGATATGGAACCGTTATTAAATGGAGAGCGCATTCCATTATGGCGTCCCATATTAGCTGAAGAAGGAAGCATGCTTTGTCTCGGAAAAGCGAAAAGCGGTTGCAGAGCATATGTGACTTTTGCGGGCGGTATAAATATTGATCGTACGATGGGAAGTAAAAGTACTTACATACGTGCTGCTCTTGGCGGTATTGAAGGGAGAATGCTGAAAAAAGGAGATTATTTTCAAATTGGTACAGGGGCAGAAGTTGCAAGTCGTTTCATTCAAAATTTACAAGAAGAAGAGCGTATAAAAACGAAGTGGGCAATTTGTAACGATGCTTTACCAAAATATAAGAAGCATCCTATTCTTCGCGTCATAACAGACTTTGAATATGATCAATTTACAGAAGAAAGTATAAAGTCGTTTTTTTCGAAAGAGTATAAAGTATCCAATTATGCTGATCGCATGGGGTATAGGCTTGACGGAGATGTTTTAAGTAGAGTTGAAGAGATAGAAATTTTATCGAGCCCAGTTACATTCGGAACAATTCAAGTACCGAATGGTGGACAGCCTATTATATTAATGGCGGATAGACAAACGACAGGTGGTTATCCGAGAATTGGAAATGTAATTTCAGTAGATTTACCTCTTCTAGCGCAGCTGAAACCAGGAGACTATGTAACTTTTGAAAAAATAACTATGGAAGAAGCTGCACAATTATATATAGAACAGGAAACAAATATGAGTCTATTAAAGAAATTCATCGCTTTACGAAGCTGA
- the pcp gene encoding pyroglutamyl-peptidase I, producing the protein MKTVLLTGFDPFGGESINPAWEVAKSLHEKTIGEYKIISKQVPTVFHKSIRVLKAYIEELMPEIIICIGQAGGRPDITIERIAINVDDARIADNERNQPVDMPVVEEGPIAYWSTLPMKAIVKKLREEGIPASVSQTAGTFVCNHLFYGLMHELEKHDKKIKGGFVHIPFLPEQATNYPGQPSMSLSTISKGIELAIEVTTEVEVDIVVCGGATH; encoded by the coding sequence ATGAAAACAGTATTATTAACAGGATTTGATCCATTCGGCGGAGAAAGCATCAATCCAGCTTGGGAAGTCGCAAAAAGTTTGCATGAAAAAACAATCGGAGAGTACAAGATTATTAGTAAACAAGTTCCAACCGTATTTCATAAATCAATAAGAGTATTAAAAGCATATATAGAAGAATTGATGCCTGAAATTATTATATGTATTGGACAAGCTGGGGGCAGACCAGATATTACGATAGAACGAATAGCAATTAATGTTGATGATGCAAGAATTGCTGATAATGAAAGAAATCAGCCAGTGGATATGCCGGTTGTAGAAGAAGGACCTATTGCGTATTGGTCTACACTTCCGATGAAAGCAATCGTGAAAAAACTTCGCGAAGAAGGTATACCAGCTTCTGTTTCACAAACGGCAGGTACATTTGTTTGTAATCACTTATTCTATGGTCTCATGCATGAACTAGAAAAACATGATAAGAAAATAAAAGGTGGATTTGTTCATATTCCGTTCTTACCAGAACAAGCTACTAACTATCCAGGTCAACCGAGTATGTCACTTTCTACTATTAGTAAAGGGATAGAATTAGCAATCGAGGTAACGACGGAAGTGGAAGTAGATATTGTAGTGTGCGGCGGTGCGACGCATTAA
- a CDS encoding peptide MFS transporter: MKEKNELVQSIPQTGFFGHPKGLFSLFFTEFWERFSHYGMRAILLYYMYYSVAKGGLGIEQSTATSIMAIYGSLLFMSSIIGGWISDRLFGPSKTVFFGGVLIMIGHLILALPGSKSALFISMVFLVLGTGLLKPNISNIVGSLYSETDARRDSGFSIFYMGINLGALLAPLVVGTLGQQYNFHLGFGVAAIGMAIGLGVFVGTKQKNLGLVGTQVPNPLSDSERKKTIKYFSVGLVVLTLLGVVTIPTGLLTINRFTFLISILGIVIPAYYFIYMYRSPKTTKVEQSRLLAYIPLFIAATIFWSIQEQGAIILATYADQRTQLQFNGITLHSAWFQSLSPIFIVTLAPIFAWVWIKLGKKQPSTAKKFAIGLLFAGFSFLVMIIPALINGTHSLVNPMWLVLSFFLIVIGEVCLSPSGLSITTKLAPAAFSSQTMSLWFLSTASAQAINAQVVKLYNPATEAIYFGVIGAISILVSILLFALSSKIQNFMKGLQ; encoded by the coding sequence ATGAAAGAAAAAAACGAACTTGTTCAAAGTATTCCTCAAACAGGATTTTTTGGGCATCCAAAAGGATTATTCTCTTTATTCTTCACTGAGTTTTGGGAAAGGTTTTCTCATTATGGAATGAGAGCTATTTTACTGTATTATATGTACTATTCGGTCGCAAAAGGTGGATTAGGAATTGAGCAATCTACCGCAACCTCGATAATGGCAATTTACGGTTCCTTACTGTTCATGTCTAGTATTATCGGTGGATGGATATCGGATCGTTTATTTGGTCCAAGTAAAACCGTATTCTTTGGTGGGGTTTTAATTATGATTGGCCATCTTATTTTAGCTTTACCGGGTAGTAAAAGTGCGTTATTTATCTCTATGGTCTTCTTAGTTCTAGGAACAGGGTTGTTAAAGCCTAACATATCGAACATCGTAGGAAGTTTATACAGTGAAACAGATGCGCGTCGTGACTCAGGGTTCAGTATATTCTACATGGGTATTAACTTAGGTGCCTTACTTGCACCTTTAGTTGTCGGAACATTAGGTCAGCAATATAATTTCCACCTTGGTTTTGGAGTTGCAGCAATTGGTATGGCAATTGGGTTAGGGGTATTTGTTGGAACAAAACAGAAAAACCTTGGTCTAGTCGGTACGCAAGTACCTAATCCATTATCAGATTCGGAAAGAAAAAAGACTATTAAGTATTTCAGTGTTGGTCTGGTTGTATTAACATTGCTAGGTGTGGTTACAATTCCAACTGGGTTGTTAACTATAAATCGTTTTACATTCTTGATTAGTATCTTAGGGATTGTTATTCCAGCCTATTATTTCATTTATATGTATCGTAGTCCTAAAACAACAAAAGTAGAGCAATCTCGTCTTCTTGCGTATATACCACTCTTTATTGCAGCTACAATATTTTGGTCTATACAAGAACAAGGTGCTATTATCTTAGCGACATACGCGGATCAACGAACTCAATTACAGTTCAATGGAATTACATTGCATTCCGCTTGGTTCCAATCATTAAGTCCAATCTTTATCGTAACGCTTGCCCCGATTTTTGCATGGGTTTGGATAAAGTTAGGCAAGAAGCAGCCTTCAACGGCAAAAAAATTCGCTATTGGATTGCTATTTGCAGGTTTCTCATTCTTAGTTATGATTATTCCGGCTTTAATCAACGGTACTCACTCTTTAGTGAATCCTATGTGGTTAGTCCTTAGCTTCTTTTTAATTGTAATTGGAGAAGTTTGTTTATCTCCTTCAGGGTTATCAATAACGACGAAGCTGGCTCCAGCTGCTTTCTCTTCGCAAACCATGAGCTTATGGTTCTTATCAACTGCGTCTGCGCAAGCAATAAATGCCCAAGTTGTTAAACTGTATAATCCTGCAACAGAAGCAATTTACTTTGGTGTTATTGGTGCTATCTCCATTTTAGTTAGCATCCTGCTGTTTGCATTATCATCAAAAATCCAAAATTTCATGAAGGGACTTCAATAA
- a CDS encoding penicillin-binding transpeptidase domain-containing protein — translation MKRGSKMRQKKEKQKQSKKKKTHIPFRLNVLFFIVFLLFSAIIIQLGKVQIIDGETYRNEVNKKEDVTVSTPVPRGKMFDREGKVIVNNKPLRTVTYTKMKGVDSKEVLIVARNLAQLIEMPQEDMDKLTETDKKDFWMQLNEKRAATKVTKEDESKFRKQEIEGKDLDKKVEELRRERITQEELNELSKEDIEVLAIKSKMNAGYKMTPQIVKKDVSQNEYAVVSERLSILPGVDTTVDWEREYPNDKILRSVLGSVSTENEGLPREQLDYYLVRDYNRNDRIGKSYIEKQYEDVLHGTKEQSKNITDKAGNIIRTEKVTKGKSGNNLMLTVDMDLQKKVEESLERNLRAFHSSEPMMDRAFVVMMNPKNGQILSLAGKKIVNKDGGMQIEDYALGTMISSYELGSTVKGATLLAGYQAGVIKPYTHFFDAPMYFKGSSKPKKSWKEFGDIDDLRALQVSSNVYMFNTALKMAGIDYVPNNPLDIKQETFNKMRYYFRQFGLGVPTGIDLPNESIGQMGRTDDIPGFLLDYAIGQYDTYTPLQLAQYMSTIANGGYRMKPQIVQEIREQPNRPEEVGKVMQSMEPVVLNRVDMDLSYINHVKEGFRRVFQEADGTGTGTFKGLPYKPAGKTGTAETVYGGESDIGRDENNYRKKCYNLTLAGYAPYDADPEVAFSVVVPWVNNDKSGINSAIGKEVLDAYFDLKTQRSVASPVPVAQ, via the coding sequence ATGAAGCGAGGGAGCAAAATGAGACAGAAAAAGGAGAAACAGAAACAGTCGAAAAAGAAAAAGACTCATATTCCGTTTCGGTTAAATGTACTATTTTTTATCGTTTTTCTTTTATTTTCAGCTATTATTATTCAATTAGGTAAAGTACAAATCATTGACGGAGAAACGTATCGAAATGAAGTGAATAAAAAGGAAGATGTAACGGTGAGTACGCCAGTTCCGAGAGGGAAGATGTTTGACCGGGAAGGGAAAGTTATTGTAAATAATAAACCGTTACGAACTGTTACATATACGAAGATGAAAGGAGTGGACTCAAAAGAGGTTTTAATAGTGGCAAGAAATTTAGCACAGCTAATTGAAATGCCGCAAGAAGATATGGACAAGTTAACAGAGACAGATAAAAAAGACTTTTGGATGCAGTTAAATGAAAAACGCGCAGCAACAAAAGTAACGAAAGAAGATGAGAGTAAATTTAGGAAGCAGGAAATAGAAGGGAAAGACTTAGATAAGAAAGTAGAAGAGTTGAGACGAGAAAGAATTACACAAGAAGAATTAAACGAGCTTTCGAAAGAGGATATAGAAGTACTAGCAATTAAAAGCAAAATGAATGCGGGATATAAAATGACGCCACAAATCGTCAAAAAAGATGTAAGTCAAAATGAATATGCAGTAGTGAGTGAAAGATTATCGATCTTGCCAGGCGTAGATACGACTGTGGATTGGGAACGAGAATATCCTAATGATAAAATACTACGTTCTGTACTTGGTAGTGTTTCTACTGAGAATGAGGGATTACCAAGGGAGCAATTAGACTATTATTTAGTGCGAGATTATAACCGAAATGATCGTATTGGTAAGAGTTACATCGAAAAACAATACGAAGATGTGTTACATGGAACGAAAGAACAGTCTAAAAATATTACGGATAAAGCTGGAAATATTATTCGGACTGAAAAAGTGACAAAAGGAAAAAGTGGAAATAATTTAATGTTAACAGTTGATATGGATTTACAGAAAAAGGTGGAGGAAAGTCTTGAAAGGAATTTAAGGGCATTTCATTCTTCTGAACCGATGATGGATCGTGCATTCGTCGTTATGATGAATCCGAAAAATGGTCAAATTCTATCATTAGCAGGAAAGAAAATTGTAAATAAAGATGGCGGGATGCAAATAGAAGACTACGCTTTAGGAACGATGATAAGTTCTTACGAGTTAGGATCAACGGTGAAAGGAGCTACGTTATTAGCTGGATATCAAGCAGGGGTGATTAAGCCATATACGCATTTCTTTGATGCACCAATGTACTTTAAAGGAAGTTCGAAGCCGAAGAAATCTTGGAAAGAATTTGGAGATATTGATGATTTAAGAGCTTTGCAAGTGTCATCGAACGTATATATGTTTAATACAGCTTTAAAAATGGCAGGTATTGATTATGTACCAAACAATCCGTTAGATATTAAACAAGAAACATTCAATAAAATGCGCTATTACTTTAGACAATTTGGTTTAGGTGTACCAACCGGTATTGACCTTCCAAATGAATCGATTGGTCAAATGGGTAGAACAGATGATATACCTGGTTTTTTACTTGACTATGCCATTGGACAATATGATACATATACGCCGCTTCAGCTTGCGCAATATATGTCAACGATTGCAAATGGTGGTTACCGAATGAAACCACAAATTGTACAAGAAATTAGAGAGCAACCGAATAGACCAGAGGAAGTCGGGAAAGTTATGCAATCGATGGAACCAGTTGTGTTAAATCGAGTGGATATGGATCTGTCATATATAAATCATGTGAAAGAAGGATTTAGAAGGGTTTTCCAAGAGGCTGATGGGACAGGTACTGGAACTTTTAAAGGCTTACCTTATAAACCGGCTGGGAAAACAGGAACAGCAGAAACAGTGTACGGTGGAGAAAGTGATATTGGAAGAGATGAAAACAACTATCGAAAAAAATGTTATAATTTAACTCTCGCCGGGTATGCGCCATATGATGCTGATCCGGAAGTTGCTTTTTCTGTTGTTGTGCCATGGGTAAATAATGATAAATCAGGTATTAATTCTGCAATTGGTAAAGAGGTTTTGGATGCATATTTTGACTTAAAAACGCAGAGATCGGTTGCAAGTCCAGTCCCAGTAGCACAATAG
- a CDS encoding class I SAM-dependent methyltransferase, with amino-acid sequence MKRDPLFSALLESAKTNFSGWDFSFISETGRMNSEPLSWSYGSTAFQLMQRAKSVLDMGTGGGEFLSMLQPFPPTIYATEGYAPNVPIARKKLEPLGVTVVKVTDDTTLPFQDDQFDLIVNQHESYSASEVKRILSTNGTFLTQQVGGLDCAELNEQFGTPLNSEFSSWSLKTACSELRKSGFTILEAKEEFPLQRFYDVGSVVYYLKAIPWQIPEFTVESYNEELYRIHEIILQKGYFDVKQHRFIIKANYEE; translated from the coding sequence ATGAAACGTGATCCATTATTTTCAGCACTATTAGAAAGTGCAAAGACAAACTTTAGCGGCTGGGATTTCTCTTTCATTTCAGAAACTGGCCGTATGAATAGCGAGCCCCTATCATGGTCATACGGTAGCACTGCTTTCCAGCTTATGCAGCGTGCAAAATCAGTGCTAGATATGGGGACTGGTGGCGGAGAGTTTTTATCTATGTTACAACCGTTCCCGCCAACTATATACGCTACTGAGGGCTATGCTCCAAATGTACCAATTGCACGAAAGAAATTAGAACCTCTAGGAGTTACAGTTGTAAAAGTGACTGATGATACTACTTTACCATTTCAAGATGATCAGTTTGATTTAATTGTGAATCAACATGAATCATATTCTGCTTCTGAGGTGAAAAGAATTCTTTCCACCAATGGAACATTTCTTACACAACAAGTCGGTGGTCTTGATTGTGCGGAACTTAATGAGCAGTTTGGCACACCGCTGAATAGCGAATTTTCAAGTTGGTCACTCAAAACGGCATGTAGTGAATTGAGGAAAAGCGGATTTACAATTTTAGAAGCGAAGGAAGAGTTCCCTCTTCAGCGTTTTTATGATGTCGGTTCTGTTGTCTATTACCTAAAAGCAATTCCGTGGCAAATTCCTGAATTTACAGTAGAAAGCTATAATGAGGAATTGTATCGCATACATGAAATCATCTTGCAAAAAGGATATTTCGATGTGAAGCAACACCGCTTTATTATTAAAGCAAATTATGAAGAGTAA
- the pxpA gene encoding 5-oxoprolinase subunit PxpA, giving the protein MTTIDLNCDLGESFGAYKMGNDDEILPFVSSINVACGFHAGDPAVMRQTVEKALQHNVAIGAHPGFPDLIGFGRRNIHVSASEVYDYVLYQIGALEGFVKAAGGKMQHVKPHGALYNMAATDSEIADAIAKAIYHINPGLLLYGLANSEAFIKATEKYNITLVQEAFADRTYKQDGTLTSRTEENALIKNEDEAIKQVLQMVKEGYVESVNGEKVAVQAQTICLHGDGEKAVQFAGKIYRTFELNGVSISAPK; this is encoded by the coding sequence GTGACTACAATCGATTTAAACTGTGATTTAGGAGAAAGTTTTGGAGCTTATAAAATGGGGAATGATGATGAAATTCTTCCGTTCGTTTCCTCTATAAATGTTGCTTGTGGTTTTCATGCCGGTGATCCGGCTGTTATGCGGCAAACGGTTGAAAAAGCTCTGCAGCATAACGTAGCAATAGGAGCGCATCCTGGATTTCCTGATTTAATTGGATTTGGAAGAAGGAATATACATGTTTCAGCAAGTGAAGTATACGATTATGTTTTATATCAAATTGGCGCATTAGAAGGATTTGTTAAAGCTGCTGGAGGGAAAATGCAACATGTAAAACCGCACGGTGCCTTATATAATATGGCAGCAACGGATTCGGAAATTGCGGATGCGATTGCAAAGGCAATTTATCATATTAACCCTGGATTATTACTTTACGGATTAGCGAATAGTGAGGCATTTATAAAGGCAACAGAAAAATATAATATAACTCTCGTACAAGAAGCTTTTGCTGATCGCACGTATAAGCAGGATGGAACTTTAACGAGCCGTACAGAAGAAAATGCTCTTATAAAAAATGAAGATGAAGCAATAAAACAAGTACTTCAAATGGTGAAAGAAGGGTATGTAGAATCGGTTAATGGGGAGAAAGTAGCAGTTCAAGCGCAAACGATATGTTTACACGGGGACGGAGAGAAAGCAGTCCAATTTGCGGGAAAAATATACAGAACATTCGAACTTAACGGTGTTTCTATAAGTGCACCGAAATAA
- a CDS encoding DUF969 domain-containing protein, with translation MIKLIGILLVAVGFLFRLNTLLVVMVAGIVTGMVSGLSFYDVISMFGKFFIENRYMSMPIILTLPVIGILERYGLKERAEALITKSKGATTGRVLMSYFTIRESSAALGLNIGGHAQTVRPLVAPMAEGAAQGKYGKLPEKLREKIKANAAAAENTAWFFGEDIFIATGAILLMKGFFDSVGMHVGVWDMALWGIPTAISALIVSWIRFKRFDKYIEKTMKAEEKQEKEAI, from the coding sequence ATGATTAAATTAATTGGGATACTACTTGTTGCAGTTGGGTTTTTATTTAGATTAAATACACTGTTAGTAGTAATGGTTGCGGGTATTGTTACTGGTATGGTTTCAGGCTTAAGCTTTTATGATGTGATCAGCATGTTCGGTAAATTTTTCATAGAAAACAGATATATGTCTATGCCAATCATATTAACTTTACCGGTAATCGGAATTTTAGAGCGTTACGGTTTAAAAGAAAGAGCAGAAGCACTTATAACGAAATCAAAAGGAGCAACAACTGGAAGAGTATTAATGTCATATTTTACGATAAGAGAATCATCAGCAGCGCTTGGACTTAATATCGGTGGTCATGCGCAAACAGTGAGACCGCTAGTTGCGCCAATGGCAGAAGGAGCTGCACAAGGTAAATATGGTAAACTCCCTGAAAAATTGAGAGAAAAGATTAAAGCAAACGCAGCAGCTGCGGAAAATACAGCTTGGTTTTTCGGAGAGGATATTTTCATCGCAACTGGTGCCATTTTATTAATGAAAGGGTTCTTCGATTCAGTAGGTATGCATGTCGGTGTATGGGATATGGCGCTTTGGGGTATTCCAACTGCGATATCTGCCCTTATTGTGAGCTGGATTAGGTTTAAAAGGTTTGATAAGTATATAGAGAAAACAATGAAGGCAGAAGAAAAACAAGAGAAGGAGGCTATATAA